The DNA region TCGTGGTCTCGACGGCCACCGAGCTGGCGAGCGCGGTGAAGAACGCGGCCCCCGGCACCGTCATCCAGGTCAGGGGCGGCACCTACCGGCCCACCGCCACCCTGCAGTCCACGGCCAACGGGACCGCCTCGGCGCCGATCCGTCTGGAGCCGTACGGCTCGGAGTCCGTCGTCATCGACGGTTCGGGGCTGCCGGCCGGCGCGTGGATCTTCAAACTGACCGCGGACTACTGGACGGTGTCGAACCTGACGTTCCAGAACTCCCCGGACAGCGCGGTCGTCTGCACCTCCTGCACCGGCACGGTGTGGAACCGGATCACGACGCGGAACGGCGGCGACTCCGGCTTCACGCTCACCGGCGCCGACACGAACAACAACACCGTGCGCAATCTCGACTCGTACGGGCACTACGACGCCGCCAACCACGGCGAGAACGCGGACGGCCTCGCGATCAAGTTCGGGTCCGGCTCGGGCAATCTCATCACCGGGGCGCGCCTCTTCGACAACTCCGACGACGGCGTGGACCTGTGGTCCTGGTCCTCGCCGGTGACGATCGAGCACACCTGGGCCTGGGGCAACGGGCGCAACCGCTGGTCGGACTCCGCCTTCGCGGGCGACGGGAACGGCTACAAGCTGGGCGGCGACGGCGAGGTCGTCGCCCATGTGGTCAACAACTCGGCGGCCTGGTCCAACGCGGGCAACGGCTTCACCGAGAACAGCAACAAGGGCGCAATCGTGATCAACCGCACGACGGCGTACGCGAACGGCAAGTGGGGCTACTACCTCGCCACGGGCGCGGCCCGCCTCGGCCGGAACCTGGCCGTCGGCAACGGCTCGGGCCTGGTCAACAAAGGGTCCTCGGTGGTGTCGTCGGGCAACAACTGGGACTCCGGGATCGCGACCCCGGCCTTCGTCTCCACCAACCCGGCCACGGCCTACGGGGCGAGGAAGGCGGACGGTTCGCTGCCGGCGACGACCTTCCTCACGACCGGGTCGACGACGATCGGCTCGACAATGAACTGAGCGCCGATGCACTGACCCCGGGGGCAACGGTCTTCGCGTCCCACGCCCCGCGCTCCACCAGATCGAGGACGAGAGCGGCGATGTTCCACGCGTCGTCCTCGCCCCGGTGGTGGCGGCCCTCCAGCGGCAGCCCGGCGATCCGCAGGGCGCCCGCCATGCCGGGCCGCTTGCGCAGCCCGTACGCCTCGGTGAACACGGCCTTGGCGTTGGTGTGCCCCGCCTCGGCCGGCCGCCCGAACGGATAGGGCGCGCCGGCCGCCCGGCACTGCCGCTCGAACTGCTTGCGGTCGTAGTCGCCCCAGCTCGCCCAGGGGCGGACGCGGGCGTCGTACTCGTCGGCGAGCATCCGGCACGCCTCGGCGAAACCGACCCCACCGGCGACCTCGGCCGCGGTGAGCCCGGTCAGCTCGGTGCAGAATCCGCTGACCTCGGACCGCTCGGGCCGCACGAGTACGCGGTGCTTCCCCACCCGCCGGCGCGCCGTCAGATCCACGACGGTGAGCCCGATCTCGATGATCTCGCTCACCGCGCCGGGCGGCGGCTGTCCGTCCCAGCAGGTGGCCTCGACGTCGACGACGTTCAGCAGGGCGGGTCCGTGTTCCATGGCGGCAGGGTAGGGACGGCGGGCGGGGCGGGTCACGCGGTTTTCCGCGGCCCACCTCTGCGCCCCCTTGTCGTTCCCTTGTCGTTCATCCTTTGACGACCCCCAGCGGTACGAGGCGGGCGACCAGCCTCGCCAGTCCCGCGCGCTCGGTCGCGGCGGCCACGGCGTCGACGTCCTTGTAGGCGTCGGGCGTCTCCTCGGCGAGCGCCCGCCACGAGATCGGCCGGACGGCGATGCCGTGGGACTCCAGCTCCTCCTGCAGTTCCTCGCCCCGGACGCGGCGGAGCGCCTGGTGGCGGCTCCAGACCCGGCCCGCGCCGTGGGCGGAGGACCAGAAGGCCTCGTTGCCGGCGGTGCCAGCCATCACGTACGAGGCGGTCCCCATCGTGCCGGGCACAAGGACGGGCTGCCCGGCCTCCGCCAGGTCCTCCGGCAGCTCCGGATGGCCCGGCGGCAGAGCCCGGGTGGCGCCCTTGCGGTGGACGCACAGGCGGCGCCGCACACCGTCCACGTCGTGGGTCTCGATCTTGGCCATGTTGTGGGAGACGTCGTAGACGAGGTCCAGACTCGCCCCGGCGG from Streptomyces fradiae includes:
- a CDS encoding exonuclease domain-containing protein, coding for MEHGPALLNVVDVEATCWDGQPPPGAVSEIIEIGLTVVDLTARRRVGKHRVLVRPERSEVSGFCTELTGLTAAEVAGGVGFAEACRMLADEYDARVRPWASWGDYDRKQFERQCRAAGAPYPFGRPAEAGHTNAKAVFTEAYGLRKRPGMAGALRIAGLPLEGRHHRGEDDAWNIAALVLDLVERGAWDAKTVAPGVSASALSSLSSRSSSTRS
- a CDS encoding right-handed parallel beta-helix repeat-containing protein, whose amino-acid sequence is MSRTAARPRGTLLALTVLAASVAGPVVLASPAQAATVVVSTATELASAVKNAAPGTVIQVRGGTYRPTATLQSTANGTASAPIRLEPYGSESVVIDGSGLPAGAWIFKLTADYWTVSNLTFQNSPDSAVVCTSCTGTVWNRITTRNGGDSGFTLTGADTNNNTVRNLDSYGHYDAANHGENADGLAIKFGSGSGNLITGARLFDNSDDGVDLWSWSSPVTIEHTWAWGNGRNRWSDSAFAGDGNGYKLGGDGEVVAHVVNNSAAWSNAGNGFTENSNKGAIVINRTTAYANGKWGYYLATGAARLGRNLAVGNGSGLVNKGSSVVSSGNNWDSGIATPAFVSTNPATAYGARKADGSLPATTFLTTGSTTIGSTMN